The Spiroplasma clarkii genome has a window encoding:
- a CDS encoding deoxyribonuclease IV, which produces MFTRSERYLIIMKKTNFYLGSHVSMSAKEDYLVGSALTAIKNGANTLMFYTGAPQNSIRAATSKLNIEKFQQILIENELDINKVICHGPYIINLANTIKPETFELGVRLLKEELIRLEEIGVHTVVLHPGAAVGGDRTLALNSVAKGINQVYQALPNSKVKIALETMSGKGTEVCISFEELKIVLDQVEKKEMVGVCFDTCHLHDAGYDIKNNFNQVVVEFDKLIGLDKLFAIHLNDSKNPINAHKDRHENIGYGYIGFDALCEIVHNPIFSEIPIILETPWLNDNSTPYAAEITMLKAKKFADVFKDKR; this is translated from the coding sequence ATGTTCACCAGGTCAGAAAGGTATTTAATAATTATGAAAAAAACTAATTTTTATTTAGGTAGTCATGTTAGTATGAGTGCGAAAGAAGATTATTTGGTTGGAAGTGCTCTAACTGCAATAAAAAATGGTGCAAATACTTTAATGTTTTATACAGGAGCACCACAAAACTCAATTAGAGCAGCCACTTCAAAACTAAATATTGAAAAATTCCAACAAATTTTAATTGAAAATGAACTTGATATCAACAAAGTAATTTGTCATGGTCCTTACATTATTAATTTAGCCAACACAATTAAGCCTGAAACTTTTGAGTTGGGGGTTAGATTATTAAAAGAAGAGTTAATTAGACTTGAAGAAATTGGTGTTCACACAGTAGTTTTACATCCAGGAGCTGCAGTTGGTGGAGACCGTACTTTAGCACTAAATTCAGTAGCCAAAGGAATTAACCAAGTTTACCAAGCTTTACCAAACTCTAAAGTAAAAATTGCCTTAGAAACTATGAGTGGTAAAGGTACTGAAGTTTGTATTAGTTTTGAAGAATTAAAAATTGTTTTAGATCAGGTTGAAAAAAAAGAAATGGTGGGAGTGTGCTTTGACACATGCCACTTACATGATGCAGGTTATGATATTAAAAACAATTTCAACCAAGTGGTAGTCGAGTTTGATAAGTTAATAGGTTTGGATAAACTATTTGCCATTCACTTAAATGATTCAAAAAACCCCATTAATGCTCATAAAGATAGACATGAAAACATTGGTTATGGTTATATTGGTTTTGATGCACTTTGTGAAATTGTTCATAATCCTATTTTTAGTGAGATACCAATAATTTTAGAAACACCATGATTAAATGATAATTCAACTCCATATGCTGCAGAAATTACTATGCTAAAAGCTAAAAAATTTGCAGATGTTTTTAAAGATAAAAGATAA
- a CDS encoding riboflavin kinase encodes MTTFFTYNNSTTINVEFQPSVALLADFENWTAFEDEQIRTLKEFAKKNNLQTTLLVPFDSYYNPGLWNQENIKILASKVQVDLVIFYAINPMFAKLEDNEIYQDLANSLNLKKIMVADNFQDRVCQRLNTLFCKSFWKESCQIVGDFQTKPTPILLIDLLAQAQFKEFKEHSGLDFCFSALVSHGKKLGRQLGFPTINLLTPQRLPLNDGVYACQVKITGVDSLLKGAGFYWKNELDQEVFEINLLDFDQEVYDRKVDVKVIAKIREPIKFTQLEDLKKTLCEDVHQVRKVFNNYEKN; translated from the coding sequence ATGACTACTTTTTTTACTTATAACAATTCAACGACAATTAATGTTGAATTTCAACCAAGTGTAGCATTACTTGCAGATTTTGAAAATTGAACTGCTTTTGAAGATGAACAAATTAGAACACTAAAGGAATTTGCTAAAAAAAATAATTTGCAAACAACTTTATTGGTGCCTTTTGACTCATATTACAATCCTGGTCTGTGAAATCAAGAAAATATCAAAATACTTGCTAGTAAAGTTCAAGTAGATTTAGTAATTTTTTATGCTATAAACCCAATGTTTGCAAAGTTAGAAGATAATGAAATTTATCAAGATCTAGCAAATTCTTTAAATTTAAAAAAAATTATGGTAGCAGATAATTTTCAAGACAGAGTTTGTCAGAGATTAAATACACTTTTTTGCAAATCCTTTTGAAAAGAGTCTTGTCAAATTGTTGGGGATTTTCAAACAAAACCAACTCCAATATTATTAATAGACCTATTAGCACAAGCACAATTTAAAGAATTTAAAGAACATTCTGGATTAGATTTTTGTTTTAGTGCTCTAGTAAGTCATGGTAAAAAACTAGGTAGACAACTTGGTTTTCCTACAATAAACTTATTAACTCCTCAAAGACTACCATTAAATGATGGAGTTTATGCTTGTCAAGTCAAAATTACTGGGGTTGACTCCTTATTGAAGGGGGCAGGATTTTATTGAAAAAACGAACTTGACCAAGAGGTTTTTGAAATTAACTTATTAGATTTTGATCAAGAAGTGTATGATAGAAAAGTTGATGTGAAAGTCATTGCAAAAATTAGAGAACCAATCAAATTTACTCAGCTAGAAGATTTAAAAAAAACCTTATGTGAAGATGTTCACCAGGTCAGAAAGGTATTTAATAATTATGAAAAAAACTAA
- the plsY gene encoding glycerol-3-phosphate 1-O-acyltransferase PlsY, whose protein sequence is MWIIGTILTSILGYFLGSVSFSIVVVRWKSQQDIREFGSKNAGATNASRMIGKKWGLAIMFMDAGKILLTVLIAFLISLIPHQAFNQTSYFIPCLFTLIGHCYPIYYKFRGGKAVSCLIGLLFVTNWILFLAFTLVWFSLIFIFRRVSVSSIFGAIVVMILIWLPPLSLLTFADLNSKTYFDYNGFEFFTTLKSTANWEIAMPFNALHKIPNKSSNANFFDSFFVIQIIMTISVVILIFKHRQNIVRLIKKTEPPFFEFKKQKSTTNDLEQKISPTKKTN, encoded by the coding sequence ATGTGAATAATTGGAACAATACTAACCTCTATTTTAGGTTATTTTTTAGGAAGTGTTTCATTTTCAATTGTGGTTGTTAGATGAAAATCGCAACAAGATATTAGAGAATTTGGTAGCAAAAATGCAGGAGCTACTAATGCTAGTCGAATGATTGGCAAAAAATGAGGATTGGCAATAATGTTTATGGATGCAGGAAAAATTCTGCTCACAGTTTTAATTGCATTTTTAATTTCGTTAATCCCTCACCAAGCATTTAATCAAACAAGTTATTTTATACCATGTCTTTTTACATTAATTGGACATTGCTACCCAATTTATTATAAATTTAGAGGCGGAAAAGCAGTAAGTTGTTTAATTGGTCTTTTATTTGTAACAAACTGAATTTTATTTTTAGCATTCACCTTGGTGTGATTTAGTTTAATTTTTATTTTCCGTCGTGTTAGTGTTTCAAGTATTTTTGGAGCCATTGTGGTTATGATTTTGATTTGACTACCCCCATTATCATTATTAACTTTTGCAGATTTAAATTCAAAAACTTATTTTGACTATAATGGGTTTGAATTCTTTACAACTTTAAAATCCACTGCTAATTGAGAAATTGCTATGCCATTTAATGCTCTCCACAAGATTCCCAATAAATCATCAAATGCTAATTTTTTTGATAGTTTCTTTGTAATTCAAATTATAATGACCATAAGTGTTGTGATTTTAATTTTTAAACACAGACAAAACATTGTGAGACTTATTAAAAAAACTGAGCCCCCTTTCTTTGAATTTAAAAAGCAAAAATCCACAACAAATGATCTTGAGCAAAAAATTAGTCCAACTAAGAAAACCAATTAG
- a CDS encoding GMP reductase, which produces MYAFDYEDIQLVPSMCIVNSRTECNTTVKLGNHTFLMPVVPANMASVINEELCEKLAKENYFYVMHRFNVDNIKFVKKMKAQGLIASISVGVKAADFKLIEDLTQQNLIPEYITIDIAHGHSLNVKNMIEHIKKHMQYKTFVIAGNVGTPYAVRDLEYWGADATKVGVGPGKVCITKLKTGFGTGGWQLGAIKWCSAAANKPIIADGGLRVNGDIAKSIRFGATMCMIGSLFAAHEESPGKNVLVDDVMFKEYYGSASEYNKGEKRYVEGKKELIKVRGKLMDTYKEMREDLQSSISYSGGKKVSDIKKVDYVILKTSNF; this is translated from the coding sequence ATGTACGCATTTGATTATGAAGACATTCAATTAGTACCAAGTATGTGTATTGTGAATTCAAGAACTGAGTGTAACACAACTGTTAAGTTAGGTAATCACACCTTTTTGATGCCAGTAGTTCCCGCAAATATGGCATCAGTTATTAATGAAGAATTATGTGAAAAATTAGCTAAAGAAAATTACTTTTATGTTATGCACAGATTTAATGTAGATAATATTAAATTTGTTAAAAAAATGAAAGCCCAAGGTTTAATAGCCTCAATTTCAGTTGGAGTTAAAGCTGCTGATTTTAAGTTAATTGAAGACTTAACTCAACAAAACTTAATTCCTGAATACATCACAATTGATATAGCTCATGGTCATTCACTGAATGTCAAAAATATGATAGAACACATCAAAAAACATATGCAATACAAAACTTTTGTTATTGCAGGAAATGTTGGAACCCCTTATGCAGTAAGAGATTTAGAATATTGAGGTGCAGATGCCACAAAAGTTGGAGTTGGTCCTGGTAAAGTTTGCATTACTAAATTAAAAACTGGTTTTGGAACTGGAGGTTGACAATTAGGAGCAATAAAATGATGTAGTGCTGCCGCTAATAAACCAATTATTGCAGATGGTGGATTAAGAGTTAATGGAGACATTGCCAAATCAATTCGTTTTGGAGCTACTATGTGTATGATTGGTAGTTTATTTGCAGCCCATGAAGAATCACCAGGTAAAAATGTGCTAGTTGATGATGTTATGTTTAAAGAGTACTATGGAAGTGCTAGTGAATATAACAAGGGTGAAAAACGTTATGTTGAAGGAAAAAAAGAACTAATCAAAGTTAGAGGTAAACTAATGGATACTTATAAAGAAATGAGAGAGGATTTACAATCATCAATCTCATATTCAGGTGGTAAAAAAGTTAGTGATATCAAAAAAGTTGATTATGTAATTTTAAAAACAAGTAACTTCTAA